From the genome of Alosa sapidissima isolate fAloSap1 chromosome 14, fAloSap1.pri, whole genome shotgun sequence, one region includes:
- the LOC121681910 gene encoding cytochrome b-c1 complex subunit Rieske, mitochondrial → MMSLAARSGAFSPYLQATSFAVAGPLKALVPGVVVKSEHVHLDLKKSFLTRESLNGQSPTTGPAISVSINARAGVRFAHTDIKIPDFSDYRRPDVMDPNKSSQDSSESRRVFSYILTGSTAVVGVYAAKTVVTQFVSSMSASADVLALSKIEVKLGDIPEGKNMTFKWRGKPLFVRHRTEKEIATEAAVDLSQLRDPQHDKDRVQNPSWVIVLGVCTHLGCVPIANAGEFGGYYCPCHGSHYDASGRIRKGPAPLNLEVPYYEFPDEETVIVG, encoded by the exons ATGATGTCCCTTGCCGCTCGTTCGGGGGCCTTTTCCCCATACTTGCAGGCGACGAGTTTTGCTGTGGCTGGACCACTCAAAGCCCTTGTACCTGGAGTTGTTGTGAAAAGCGAGCATGTGCATTTAGATCTTAAAAAGTCGTTTCTCACCCGCGAATCCTTAAATGGACAAAGTCCCACGACTGGGCCTGCTATCTCAGTCAGCATCAATG CCCGAGCTGGAGTTCGCTTTGCTCACACAGACATCAAGATCCCTGACTTCTCAGATTACCGCCGTCCTGATGTGATGGATCCAAACAAATCCTCCCAGGACAGCAGTGAATCCCGGCGAGTCTTCTCCTACATCCTCACTGGGTCCACGGCTGTGGTGGGAGTCTATGCTGCCAAAACCGTTGTCACCCAGTTTGTCTCCTCCATGAGTGCCTCAGCTGACGTCTTGGCGTTGTCAAAGATTGAGGTCAAACTCGGAGACATCCCAGAGGGCAAGAACATGACCTTCAAGTGGAGAGGAAAGCCTCTGTTTGTCCGCCATCGTACAGAAAAGGAGATCGCCACTGAGGCTGCTGTGGATCTGTCTCAGCTCCGAGACCCTCAGCATGACAAGGACCGTGTGCAAAATCCATCTTGGGTTATCGTCCTCGGTGTGTGCACCCACCTTGGCTGTGTGCCCATTGCTAACGCTGGTGAATTTGGGGGCTACTACTGTCCCTGCCATGGTTCCCACTATGACGCATCAGGCCGCATTAGAAAGGGCCCTGCTCCACTCAACCTAGAGGTCCCTTACTACGAGTTCCCAGATGAAGAGACAGTTATTGTTGGATAA